In Mytilus edulis chromosome 4, xbMytEdul2.2, whole genome shotgun sequence, the following proteins share a genomic window:
- the LOC139521773 gene encoding WD repeat-containing protein 41-like, with protein MSFLQRLFKGGATKKEDLVPTIENEEDNPYTELTLLQHHTDIVRQVFVIDRRRCLSVADDNTAVIWDLLLGIKVAVLTGHTRPITCILLIKSKVHSSPYTLVTGSSDKQIKVWDYEQGSCLQTITEHNTSVKCLLLLQNECFISGGEKIHLWSPDGLLLDTNDRVKEEADVKYMVLVRNEKIVATSNREIFVFHILVRQSFGDTDDIKQELTLFLTLPLTREAIRCLVNISETMFAVGCLDGCIYVLSSETFQTILQFTSPEKYKGDHSNYPYSIQDMISADQRFLVAAVGSGFAIFDIKMRKIICKPQTSHFSKILHLTFVCNHTLLATSSEDGSIRLWGQIADRQHDTQEYHGVMERFFNKSFGAIDNDMKSNSLPEPVLIGDCLAHSGAVNMSVDGGDDVMVSCGVDGLVICWKNGELQKIKRNQILQKEVLMGSGIV; from the exons GACCTTGTACCAACAATAGAAAATGAAGAAGACAATCCATACACTGAGTTGACTTTATTACAACATCATACAGATATAGTCAGACAAGTCTTTGTTATAGATAGAAGAAG atGTTTGTCAGTAGCAGATGACAATACTGCTGTTATATGGGATTTACTG CTTGGTATAAAAGTAGCTGTGTTAACTGGCCATACTCGTCCAATAACATGTATTTTATTGATTAAATCAAAAGTTCACAGTTCACCATATACACTTGTCACAGGatcatctgataaacaaattaag gTCTGGGACTATGAACAAGGATCATGTCTACAAACAATAACAGAACATAACACCTCGGTAAAG TGTTTACTATTGTTgcaaaatgaatgttttatttctGGAGGTGAGAAAATACACCTATGGTCTCCAGATGGTTTACTGTTAGACACTAACGATAGAGTCAAGGAGGAAG CTGATGTTAAATATATGGTTCTTGTCAGGAATGAGAAAATTGTGGCAACATCCAACAGGGAAATAT TTGTATTTCATATTCTAGTCAGACAATCTTTTGGTGATACAGATGATATAAAACAGGAACTGACTCTCTTTTTAACTTTACCCCTGACAAGAGAAGCCATTAGATGCCTTGTTAATATATCTG AAACCATGTTTGCAGTTGGTTGTCTAGATGGATGCATCTATGTATTATCATCAGAAACTTTTCAAACAATCCTACAGTTTACATCACCTGAGAAATACAAGGGAGACCACTCTAACTATCCCTACAGTATACAGGATATGATCTCTGCAGATCAG agATTTCTGGTTGCAGCTGTTGGATCAGGATTTGCTATATTTGATATTAAGATGAGAAAGATTATATGTAAACCACAAACTTCTCATTTCTCCAAGATACTTCATTTAACTTTTGTCTGTAATCA CACACTGCTAGCCACAAGTTCTGAAGATGGAAGTATCAGACTTTGGGGACAAATTGCTGATCGACAGCATGATACACAAGAATATCACGGTGTCATGGAGAGATTCTTCAACAAAAG tTTTGGTGCAATAGATAATGATATGAAAAGTAACAGTCTTCCAGAACCTGTACTGATAGGGGATTGTCTGGCTCATTCTGGTGCTGTAAAT ATGTCAGTAGATGGTGGAGATGATGTAATGGTATCTTGTGGTGTGGATGGCTTGGTCATTTGTTGGAAG AATGGAGAGTTACAGAAAATCAAGAGGAACCAGATTTTGCAGAAGGAAGTTCTGATGGGCAGTGGAATTGTTTGA